In one window of Zhongshania aliphaticivorans DNA:
- a CDS encoding efflux RND transporter permease subunit, which produces MDNYRFRLAAWVMRNRLIAVIFFLCVTVFFAIGMKGLTIKTIFSDLLPKDDPYVQVFSDHPNFGNPLTVTVMIKRTDGDIYNTNTLSKVWEFTRAIDLTPGINHDSLISIATEKARYAEATPNGVDMRPLMDDTVPSTALALEDFRRRVEQSPNVRTFYVSGDETATIITAAFLENLLDYDVVFEHVQKLAEQYRDENHEIYVVGQPVLTGWVYKLQEQTYMIFGITLLALVVALALYMRNIAGTLTPIICSSVAAIWGFGLVGWISAPIEPLLMIVPLLLVARSFSHCVQFSERYYEIYAHLQDKRKSAEVAMGVMMAPSILGVITDALGIVFIALAPIPAMERFALFCGFWAFCIIPTGVFLISVVLSYLPTPRNINRLSSQQDPTGIQALQLKTLHILAKCTHGKAAKLTTIVTAAVGVAAVAIAMKIEIGNPVEGSNLLWEESDYNTAIRAVNDHFPGVNTLEIILEAKTRDVNNRVARTPGVVEAALQIQSLVENDPVLAPRATLSFSDYMMEANRLFSGGDPKWLPLDPTASAIRAAGTAVVFGTNPINFSHISDFEFQNSTISLWYKDNKQETVNAALASAQRAVDIVGVDHPEFTVRMGSGTIALQQAMNSVVSRYHWLILALLNVAIFGVVAFAYKSFVAAIIVLIPVNLSNFMLSATMHILGIGLDINSVMVAVLGVGVGIDYGIYLMSRICEEYSDEVGWANAITTSITTTGKAIMFTASIMLLGIMPWYILSDLKFMADMGLLLVAIMLINMILSLVVLPLLIWLFKPRFATRDDLMIGESVDLSLFTTDVADLGDKGNVVPNEKEEKLLVLN; this is translated from the coding sequence ATGGATAATTACCGATTTCGCCTAGCAGCATGGGTGATGCGTAACAGACTTATTGCAGTAATATTTTTCCTTTGTGTCACGGTCTTTTTTGCCATTGGTATGAAAGGCCTGACAATAAAAACCATATTTTCTGATCTGTTGCCTAAGGATGACCCTTACGTACAAGTCTTTAGTGATCATCCTAATTTTGGTAACCCACTTACGGTTACCGTTATGATAAAGCGTACAGATGGTGATATTTATAATACCAATACCTTAAGTAAAGTATGGGAGTTTACACGTGCCATCGATTTAACCCCTGGCATAAACCACGACTCCCTTATTTCTATTGCTACTGAAAAGGCCCGTTATGCAGAAGCGACACCGAATGGTGTTGATATGCGGCCACTAATGGATGATACAGTGCCATCAACTGCTTTGGCACTAGAAGACTTTCGGCGTCGAGTAGAGCAGAGTCCTAATGTGCGCACCTTTTATGTTTCTGGTGACGAAACTGCCACAATTATAACTGCTGCTTTTTTAGAAAACTTACTAGATTACGATGTTGTTTTTGAACATGTACAGAAATTAGCTGAACAGTACCGAGATGAAAATCACGAAATCTATGTGGTAGGCCAACCGGTGCTCACTGGGTGGGTGTATAAGCTCCAAGAACAAACCTATATGATTTTTGGTATTACTCTGCTTGCGCTAGTTGTGGCCTTGGCACTGTATATGAGAAATATAGCAGGGACTTTAACGCCGATTATATGTAGCTCTGTTGCGGCAATTTGGGGGTTTGGCTTGGTTGGGTGGATATCAGCACCGATTGAGCCACTGCTAATGATTGTGCCTCTGCTGTTGGTTGCGCGTTCCTTCTCCCACTGTGTTCAATTTAGTGAGCGGTACTACGAGATTTACGCTCATCTTCAGGATAAGAGAAAGTCTGCTGAAGTGGCAATGGGCGTTATGATGGCGCCATCAATTTTAGGTGTTATCACGGATGCCTTAGGTATTGTATTTATTGCGCTTGCGCCGATACCGGCAATGGAGCGATTTGCATTGTTCTGTGGTTTCTGGGCTTTCTGTATTATTCCAACGGGCGTCTTTTTGATATCGGTTGTCTTATCGTATTTACCCACTCCTCGTAATATTAACCGTTTGTCTTCGCAGCAAGATCCAACAGGTATTCAGGCATTGCAGCTTAAGACTTTACATATACTGGCTAAATGCACCCATGGTAAGGCTGCAAAATTGACGACAATTGTCACTGCTGCTGTAGGGGTAGCCGCCGTAGCTATTGCAATGAAAATTGAAATTGGTAATCCGGTTGAGGGTTCAAATTTATTATGGGAAGAGTCAGATTACAATACGGCCATTCGTGCAGTTAATGATCACTTTCCCGGTGTAAATACACTAGAAATTATTCTAGAAGCTAAAACCCGGGATGTGAACAATCGCGTAGCCCGAACTCCTGGGGTCGTTGAGGCGGCTTTGCAAATACAGTCACTCGTGGAAAATGACCCTGTGCTCGCACCTCGGGCAACCCTATCGTTTTCGGACTATATGATGGAGGCGAATAGGCTGTTTTCGGGGGGGGATCCAAAGTGGTTGCCATTAGATCCAACAGCGTCAGCGATCCGTGCTGCGGGGACTGCAGTGGTGTTTGGGACAAACCCGATCAACTTTTCACATATTTCTGATTTTGAATTCCAAAATTCAACGATCTCACTTTGGTATAAGGACAATAAACAAGAAACGGTAAACGCTGCTTTGGCTAGTGCTCAACGTGCCGTCGACATAGTGGGTGTTGATCATCCAGAATTTACCGTGCGAATGGGCTCCGGAACCATTGCTTTGCAACAGGCAATGAACTCCGTTGTTAGTCGATATCACTGGTTGATATTAGCACTTCTTAATGTCGCCATATTTGGTGTGGTTGCCTTTGCCTACAAGTCCTTTGTGGCGGCGATTATTGTATTGATTCCGGTCAATCTCTCCAATTTTATGCTTTCAGCAACAATGCATATTCTTGGCATCGGCTTGGATATTAACTCCGTCATGGTTGCTGTTCTTGGGGTGGGTGTGGGTATCGACTATGGCATTTATCTTATGTCGCGAATATGTGAAGAATATTCAGATGAAGTCGGCTGGGCTAATGCAATCACTACCTCTATCACTACTACGGGTAAGGCAATTATGTTCACCGCTTCTATCATGTTGCTTGGCATTATGCCTTGGTACATCTTATCTGACTTGAAATTTATGGCTGATATGGGCTTGCTTCTAGTCGCCATTATGTTGATCAACATGATTCTCTCCCTCGTTGTGTTACCTCTGTTAATTTGGCTGTTCAAACCGAGATTTGCGACCCGTGACGATTTGATGATTGGGGAGAGTGTAGATTTAAGTTTGTTTACTACAGATGTTGCTGATTTAGGTGATAAAGGCAATGTTGTTCCGAACGAAAAGGAAGAGAAGTTACTTGTTCTTAATTAA
- a CDS encoding 2Fe-2S iron-sulfur cluster-binding protein translates to MSENKNTIEMTFIESSGIKKVVEAKIGDSLMSVAKNNMVEGVDADCGGCCACGTCRIYMDENNPALFGEADEMEAAMLDFAAEGDSSQRLSCQIIVSENFAGAEIKIVV, encoded by the coding sequence GTGAGTGAAAATAAGAACACAATTGAAATGACTTTCATAGAAAGCAGTGGGATTAAAAAAGTAGTTGAGGCAAAGATTGGTGATAGCCTGATGTCTGTAGCTAAAAATAATATGGTGGAAGGGGTTGATGCAGATTGCGGCGGTTGTTGTGCTTGTGGAACGTGCCGAATTTATATGGATGAGAATAACCCCGCTTTGTTTGGCGAGGCAGACGAAATGGAAGCTGCCATGCTTGACTTTGCAGCGGAGGGAGACTCTTCCCAGAGGCTGTCTTGTCAAATTATTGTGAGTGAAAATTTTGCAGGTGCTGAAATAAAAATCGTTGTTTAG
- a CDS encoding metal-dependent hydrolase has protein sequence MNTQPSSHPMDDFPVRPLTFDYDKVEFNDPLWSRTKPEFSMFINALGVHVPYFERYLVKAMSSAKKKITDEKLLRDVSAIIGQEGHHAKNFIALNKWLAKRYPAIGVLDKKAMKYFSEHAKKDDMKRLLGFTAGYETFTFLGGMIILDKHDQWFKEGDGVMKALWLWHQVEEVEHGAVAFEVYKHLYGEHEWYRKWMVLYALSHIASETIQCFWAMAKHEGWLRNPFSAVKKMGFCFFTLARFLQSALPVFGKYYHPRSHPMVTSTQNPIQIAWRRFEKEGGDVLEIDHEKMAVIMNVAG, from the coding sequence ATGAATACACAACCCAGCTCCCACCCAATGGACGACTTTCCCGTTAGGCCGTTGACGTTTGACTACGACAAAGTTGAGTTCAATGACCCGCTGTGGAGCCGAACCAAACCCGAATTTTCTATGTTTATTAACGCGCTAGGGGTTCATGTTCCTTATTTTGAGCGTTATTTAGTAAAGGCGATGTCTAGTGCCAAAAAGAAAATTACTGACGAGAAATTATTGCGTGATGTTTCGGCCATTATTGGCCAAGAGGGACATCACGCTAAAAATTTTATCGCTTTAAATAAGTGGTTAGCAAAACGTTATCCTGCGATAGGTGTACTAGATAAAAAGGCAATGAAATATTTTTCAGAGCACGCCAAAAAAGATGATATGAAGAGGTTGCTTGGGTTCACGGCGGGCTATGAAACCTTCACGTTTTTAGGTGGCATGATCATTCTTGATAAGCATGATCAGTGGTTCAAAGAAGGTGATGGCGTAATGAAAGCGCTTTGGTTATGGCATCAAGTTGAAGAGGTTGAACACGGAGCTGTCGCATTTGAAGTTTATAAGCATCTTTACGGTGAGCATGAGTGGTACCGGAAGTGGATGGTACTTTATGCCTTAAGTCATATTGCTAGCGAAACAATACAGTGTTTTTGGGCAATGGCGAAGCATGAAGGCTGGTTAAGAAATCCATTTTCTGCTGTTAAAAAAATGGGATTCTGTTTTTTTACGCTGGCTAGATTTTTGCAATCTGCGTTGCCAGTATTTGGTAAATACTATCATCCTAGGTCTCATCCAATGGTCACCTCTACACAAAATCCAATACAAATAGCATGGCGCCGTTTTGAAAAAGAAGGTGGAGATGTCTTGGAAATTGACCATGAAAAAATGGCAGTAATTATGAACGTCGCAGGTTAA
- a CDS encoding LuxR C-terminal-related transcriptional regulator gives MNTVGLTFSQFQILETKLKPPRIRAEALIRDQLAQRAVCDTTGTGLLTIVASAGSGKSTLMAELYSNAEKSNKLCCWLSLDEDDNECSLFSKYLIACIYSLDPKSALRELAFLKSNPSRDYGALFDSLLARIIAIKSEFVLFIDDFQHISNPEIIRFWNKLITHAPSTMCIVLAGRNRLPLDLSRRQISGMITEVKQNELNLNTDEIINYLKIAHNLECPPGAAETLHTSTEGWFAGVQLAALAISNSNESVAGFISGFTGKDKALTEYLLKTVLRGLSSEVREFLLLSSPLIRFSAKLCDHISQLGNGHEMLDYLDRNNIFIICEDREGVWFRYHHLFADFLRSELRKVNPAKYNEICINAAKWCENENMLTESVQYCLTAQNFEKAADLITARAPDLVLLQGDHYTVLDWMRRLPVEYHANSPQLLLNHAWSCAFSRDPDQAVDLCQKVLAGLEDSSLFLWSLSEEDKTECYWRAKATVAIAIVCADGLEKSIALCESALVAVPEMESFNISSIHNCLAYASLGQRNYAQSVLHAAEGYKFSIKAGSNYASLWAVFSATLANVEMGKLRAAFENATTASYKAGPADENNMYLCTMADVLNTEINVQKCNFNLAGRNSYSGRPFMSLYGPVELLLVAIRNEARQLAWSGKLDQARQVLRQGQDTALSTNQPRLHYSLIAEEIELQIWDNQIEAAKETIIRTNFFRDLEVGFPEELYPAMDELSKIVRARLLIADNQAELAFKTIVKLINLTQMKRRDSARLQYTLKTLKAVALWQLGKKKEGVRELDKVVKLASQEDHAYPIVISGRFVVPLLEDIRSKRSNVAQSDELKVKHDFVDRLLMLLTGGELEAANNNKSLAQDERCQELTGREIDILKLIGAGMANNEIAKELVLSTATVKWHLHNIYQKVEVRSRTAAAAYARNINLI, from the coding sequence GTGAATACCGTTGGACTAACCTTTAGTCAGTTTCAGATATTAGAAACCAAATTAAAGCCACCTCGGATTCGTGCTGAAGCGCTTATTAGAGATCAGCTTGCTCAGCGCGCCGTGTGTGACACAACGGGGACAGGGTTACTGACTATTGTTGCCTCTGCGGGGTCAGGTAAAAGTACCCTCATGGCTGAGTTATATAGTAATGCCGAAAAGAGTAATAAGTTATGTTGTTGGTTGAGCCTAGATGAAGATGATAATGAGTGTTCGCTATTTTCTAAATATCTAATTGCCTGTATTTATAGCTTAGACCCCAAGAGTGCCCTACGTGAACTGGCATTTCTCAAGTCCAATCCCTCTCGGGATTATGGGGCGTTATTTGATTCCTTGTTGGCAAGAATTATTGCCATCAAGAGTGAATTCGTTTTATTTATCGATGATTTCCAACACATTAGTAATCCAGAGATTATACGGTTTTGGAATAAATTGATTACCCATGCACCCTCAACCATGTGCATTGTATTAGCTGGTCGAAATCGCTTGCCTTTAGATTTAAGTCGTCGTCAAATTTCAGGGATGATCACAGAGGTCAAGCAAAACGAGCTCAACTTGAATACCGACGAAATCATCAATTATTTGAAAATAGCACACAATTTAGAGTGCCCACCAGGGGCAGCAGAAACATTGCATACCTCTACGGAAGGGTGGTTTGCCGGAGTTCAGCTTGCAGCATTGGCCATCTCTAACTCAAACGAATCTGTTGCTGGGTTTATCTCCGGATTTACTGGCAAAGACAAAGCGTTGACAGAGTATCTATTGAAAACAGTTTTGCGGGGCTTGTCGTCGGAAGTGAGGGAGTTTTTGTTACTGTCATCACCGCTGATAAGGTTCTCTGCAAAACTGTGTGATCATATAAGCCAGTTGGGTAATGGCCATGAAATGCTGGATTACCTAGACAGGAACAATATTTTTATTATCTGTGAAGACCGTGAAGGAGTGTGGTTTCGATACCACCACTTGTTTGCAGATTTCTTGCGATCAGAATTAAGAAAGGTCAATCCCGCAAAATATAATGAAATTTGTATTAATGCGGCTAAGTGGTGTGAAAATGAAAATATGCTCACAGAATCAGTGCAGTATTGCCTCACAGCTCAAAATTTTGAAAAAGCGGCAGATTTAATTACTGCCCGAGCACCGGATTTGGTTTTGCTGCAGGGGGATCATTATACCGTACTGGATTGGATGCGAAGGCTACCCGTTGAGTATCATGCAAATAGCCCGCAGCTTCTATTGAATCATGCTTGGTCCTGTGCATTTAGCCGTGATCCAGATCAAGCTGTCGACCTCTGTCAAAAGGTCTTAGCTGGCCTTGAAGATTCAAGTCTATTTTTATGGTCATTAAGTGAAGAAGATAAAACGGAGTGTTATTGGCGGGCCAAAGCCACCGTGGCGATTGCAATAGTGTGTGCCGATGGCTTGGAGAAGAGTATCGCATTATGTGAAAGCGCGTTAGTGGCTGTGCCAGAAATGGAGTCATTTAATATTTCGTCTATTCACAATTGCCTCGCCTATGCTTCGCTCGGACAGCGCAATTATGCTCAGAGCGTCCTTCATGCGGCAGAAGGTTACAAATTTAGTATTAAGGCAGGTTCCAACTATGCTTCTTTGTGGGCGGTGTTTTCTGCCACCTTGGCAAATGTAGAAATGGGAAAGCTGCGGGCGGCGTTTGAAAATGCCACGACAGCTTCTTATAAGGCGGGACCAGCAGACGAAAATAATATGTACTTATGTACGATGGCAGATGTACTAAATACAGAAATAAATGTTCAAAAGTGTAATTTTAATCTGGCTGGGAGAAATTCCTATTCAGGTCGTCCTTTTATGTCTTTATACGGCCCAGTAGAACTTTTATTGGTCGCTATTAGAAATGAGGCTCGCCAGTTGGCGTGGTCAGGAAAGTTGGATCAAGCACGTCAGGTTTTACGTCAGGGGCAAGACACAGCACTGAGTACTAATCAACCGCGCTTGCACTATAGTCTTATTGCTGAAGAAATTGAATTACAAATATGGGACAACCAGATCGAAGCGGCCAAGGAAACGATAATTCGAACAAACTTCTTTCGTGATCTTGAAGTGGGTTTTCCTGAAGAACTATACCCAGCGATGGATGAGCTATCCAAAATAGTGAGAGCACGGCTATTAATTGCTGATAATCAAGCAGAATTGGCTTTTAAGACGATTGTAAAACTAATTAATTTAACGCAAATGAAGCGCCGTGATAGTGCCCGTCTTCAATACACTTTGAAGACATTGAAGGCGGTGGCACTGTGGCAGCTTGGTAAGAAAAAAGAAGGTGTTCGTGAGCTGGATAAGGTCGTAAAACTGGCCTCGCAGGAAGATCATGCCTACCCGATAGTGATTTCAGGCCGCTTTGTTGTACCACTTCTTGAAGATATACGATCGAAGCGCTCTAATGTTGCTCAGAGCGATGAATTGAAGGTGAAACACGATTTCGTTGATCGTTTGCTTATGTTACTCACAGGCGGGGAGCTTGAGGCAGCGAACAACAATAAATCCCTTGCTCAAGATGAGCGATGCCAGGAGCTAACAGGCCGTGAAATAGACATACTTAAGCTTATTGGCGCCGGAATGGCTAACAATGAAATTGCTAAAGAATTAGTTCTCTCTACGGCGACAGTTAAATGGCATCTACATAATATCTACCAAAAGGTTGAGGTTAGAAGTAGAACTGCCGCTGCTGCTTATGCACGCAATATCAATCTTATTTAA
- a CDS encoding coniferyl aldehyde dehydrogenase: MSIVNMNDIVNKTDADYEFVTTFQAQKLAFENNKFPSLNERRRQLKALKDALKDNSDEIIKALGQDFGSRCTEETRLSEISNSIGNIEYASRHLGSWMRSRTRGTGLWFLPGKNTTAPQPRGVIGIIVPWNYPINIAISGLASAIAAGNRCMVKMSECTPASEKLLKKILATAFNEDHISIFGGEADAAAAFSSLPFDHLMFTGSTRVGRYVMTAAAKNLTPVTLELGGKSPVIVHDQYPIDEVAKRVLWGKTYNAAQTCIAPDYALIPKGKTEEFKIWLSRHFKDHFPDGIASNDYTSIINKANYDRLNSLVNEAEADGATIVRMEEPTPAHIQKRKFPLTLILNPSLDSKVMKDEIFGPIFPIIEVESTDAAIEFVNARERPLALYLFSNSQRLQEQVLESTHAGGVTINDVMMQYLQASQPFGGIGASGFGSYHGKEGFTTFSHIKPVFRQRGFGRFTGLKLLYPPYGTIGRRLISMMGG; this comes from the coding sequence ATGAGCATTGTAAACATGAATGACATAGTAAATAAAACGGATGCCGACTACGAGTTTGTCACGACATTTCAGGCCCAAAAGTTGGCATTTGAGAATAATAAATTCCCATCACTCAATGAGCGACGACGTCAGCTTAAAGCCCTAAAAGATGCATTAAAGGATAACAGCGATGAAATCATTAAAGCTCTAGGGCAGGACTTTGGCAGTCGTTGTACCGAGGAAACTCGACTTTCTGAAATAAGCAACAGCATTGGCAATATTGAGTATGCGAGCCGCCATCTAGGAAGCTGGATGCGCTCACGTACAAGGGGCACCGGACTCTGGTTTTTACCTGGCAAAAACACCACCGCACCTCAACCACGAGGGGTTATTGGTATTATAGTGCCTTGGAATTACCCTATTAATATCGCCATTTCTGGCTTGGCCTCTGCCATCGCAGCCGGTAACCGATGCATGGTGAAAATGTCAGAATGCACCCCAGCGTCTGAAAAGTTACTGAAAAAAATCCTTGCGACGGCTTTTAATGAAGACCATATTTCAATTTTTGGCGGTGAAGCCGATGCCGCCGCCGCATTTTCATCACTACCCTTTGATCACCTAATGTTCACGGGATCTACTCGTGTTGGTCGTTACGTCATGACCGCCGCCGCCAAAAACCTCACACCTGTCACCCTCGAGCTTGGCGGCAAAAGCCCCGTTATCGTTCACGATCAATATCCCATTGACGAAGTAGCTAAACGAGTACTTTGGGGCAAGACTTACAATGCCGCACAAACCTGTATTGCTCCTGATTACGCGCTTATCCCCAAGGGGAAGACAGAAGAATTTAAGATTTGGTTATCTCGCCATTTTAAAGACCATTTCCCAGACGGAATCGCATCAAACGACTACACATCAATCATTAACAAAGCAAACTATGACCGGCTAAACAGCTTGGTTAATGAGGCAGAAGCCGATGGTGCAACTATAGTACGTATGGAAGAGCCTACGCCTGCGCATATTCAAAAGCGAAAATTCCCACTGACGCTGATACTCAACCCCAGTCTAGATAGCAAAGTGATGAAAGATGAAATTTTTGGGCCAATATTCCCAATTATTGAAGTGGAATCCACTGACGCGGCAATTGAATTTGTGAACGCTAGAGAGCGGCCACTAGCTCTGTATTTGTTTTCAAACTCTCAGCGCCTTCAAGAGCAGGTACTTGAATCTACCCATGCCGGTGGCGTCACTATCAACGACGTTATGATGCAATATTTGCAGGCCTCCCAACCCTTTGGAGGAATCGGCGCCAGTGGTTTCGGCTCATATCATGGCAAGGAAGGGTTTACTACTTTCTCTCACATCAAACCCGTATTCAGACAACGTGGTTTCGGGAGGTTTACTGGCTTGAAATTACTTTATCCCCCGTACGGTACAATCGGCCGACGCTTAATTTCAATGATGGGGGGTTAG
- a CDS encoding class I adenylate-forming enzyme family protein, producing the protein MTIGLHPFAAINLHCATHPNTIAVNDDNNSYTFETLRKNAWQAVNGFKTLGLTSQDRVSVVCKNRYEIMVLLTAALLGGPVIVPINRRLTKDELCWIINDAQSQCIVMDSEIAETLGDVDIAIQFVLKDATSSQKSYGPCFSEWLEQQSPRKTELILTADRDYLQVYTSGTSGFPKGVVLTEGNSISQLTSLTLTLDIAILAGERMYQALPLFHVGGIFISLMCLSRGASLFLRSEFNPAETCNLIAKESLQHAALVPAMIQACSSIGDTGEKTFNTLKSIFYGASPISETVLRAAHQHFNCDFVQIYGMTETHSVISMLGARDHREIFNIVDSPLIRSAGRPILGTTIAIIDYDGNAVKQGDVGEIRVRSDLVMKEYWNNSKATKESIQDGYLLTGDIGRIDDRGYLFVVDRLKDIIVSGGENIASLEVESVLMQHPAVTDAAVIGAPHEKWGEIVLALLVVNTDVDTAEINEFTRRYLSGFKVPKCILFIDSIPRNAGGKILKRKLRDTYSTLDINNSKGKLQNLRETDEAL; encoded by the coding sequence ATGACCATTGGACTCCACCCCTTTGCGGCAATCAATTTACATTGCGCTACACACCCAAATACAATTGCGGTAAACGATGACAATAATAGTTACACATTTGAGACCTTGCGCAAAAATGCTTGGCAGGCAGTAAATGGCTTCAAAACGCTTGGATTAACGTCACAAGATCGCGTATCAGTGGTATGTAAAAATCGTTATGAAATAATGGTGCTTCTCACCGCTGCATTACTCGGCGGACCGGTGATAGTCCCCATCAACAGACGACTAACTAAAGACGAACTGTGCTGGATAATTAATGATGCACAATCTCAATGCATTGTCATGGACAGTGAAATTGCAGAAACCTTAGGCGATGTGGACATTGCGATTCAATTTGTTCTAAAAGATGCTACCTCAAGCCAAAAATCTTATGGACCTTGTTTCTCAGAATGGCTTGAACAGCAATCCCCCCGAAAGACTGAGCTAATTCTCACTGCAGATCGTGACTACTTACAGGTTTACACCTCCGGCACTAGCGGGTTTCCCAAAGGCGTGGTTCTCACTGAAGGGAATAGCATATCGCAATTAACTTCTCTCACCTTGACCCTTGATATTGCCATACTCGCTGGTGAACGCATGTATCAAGCCCTACCGTTATTTCATGTTGGTGGGATATTTATTTCTCTGATGTGCCTTAGCCGAGGTGCTAGCCTTTTCCTTCGCAGTGAATTTAACCCCGCTGAAACATGTAATTTAATCGCGAAAGAGAGCCTGCAACACGCAGCTCTTGTTCCGGCAATGATTCAAGCCTGCAGCAGCATAGGGGATACTGGCGAAAAAACCTTCAATACACTGAAAAGTATTTTTTATGGCGCCTCTCCCATCAGCGAAACCGTGTTACGAGCTGCCCATCAACATTTTAATTGTGATTTTGTGCAAATCTATGGAATGACTGAAACCCACAGCGTTATATCAATGCTCGGGGCTAGAGACCACCGCGAAATCTTTAATATTGTTGATTCACCGCTAATTCGTTCTGCTGGTCGACCTATACTCGGCACGACCATCGCGATCATCGATTATGATGGTAACGCCGTTAAACAAGGTGATGTGGGTGAGATTAGGGTACGCTCAGACTTAGTTATGAAGGAATACTGGAATAATTCTAAAGCGACTAAAGAGTCAATTCAGGATGGCTATCTACTGACCGGAGATATTGGCCGGATTGATGACCGAGGCTATCTATTCGTTGTTGATCGACTTAAAGATATCATCGTTTCCGGTGGTGAAAATATCGCCTCCTTAGAAGTTGAATCGGTACTCATGCAACATCCAGCCGTTACAGACGCTGCCGTTATCGGTGCCCCACATGAAAAATGGGGGGAAATTGTTCTAGCCCTACTCGTCGTTAACACTGACGTTGATACCGCAGAAATCAACGAATTTACTCGGCGGTATTTATCTGGATTCAAGGTGCCTAAATGCATTCTTTTTATTGACAGCATCCCACGCAATGCCGGAGGTAAAATATTAAAACGTAAACTTCGAGACACTTACTCCACCCTTGATATAAATAATAGTAAGGGGAAATTACAAAATCTTAGGGAAACAGATGAGGCGTTATGA
- a CDS encoding BLUF domain-containing protein, which produces MKRIACISTINGLENNGDFSSSLMDLYNSTRVHNRENDITGVFIISGSNCLQIMEGNATSVANAIYRMGRDKRISDLSVVMNCNEESPEYRGWNIRFINAGTGSHLEFITKLKKKLANKITAKTRSDHERLAQLFNDSTNSKKTSKITPLANTSAAENFKPASSYKKHVLSISSWPRPNQLKMSPELISLCSNLMRRPIHFERILSLKICASEKNLVLNLAALDDIGLLKQHIDNDAKNINQADSRKTSPTNTSSTSRKSSDRFSRVLRRFIATTKH; this is translated from the coding sequence ATGAAAAGAATTGCGTGTATCAGCACAATTAACGGATTAGAAAACAACGGTGACTTTTCAAGCTCGCTGATGGACCTTTACAATTCAACACGGGTTCATAATAGAGAGAATGATATTACTGGTGTTTTCATTATATCTGGCAGCAATTGTTTGCAAATTATGGAAGGCAATGCAACATCCGTGGCCAATGCAATTTATCGTATGGGAAGAGATAAACGCATTAGCGATTTAAGTGTTGTTATGAATTGCAACGAAGAATCGCCCGAGTATCGCGGCTGGAATATTCGCTTTATTAACGCAGGAACAGGCTCACATCTCGAATTCATAACAAAACTAAAGAAAAAATTAGCCAACAAAATAACAGCTAAAACACGAAGTGATCATGAACGCCTAGCACAACTTTTTAACGATTCTACAAACTCCAAAAAAACTTCAAAAATTACGCCACTCGCTAATACATCAGCAGCAGAAAATTTCAAACCCGCTTCCTCATATAAAAAACATGTCCTATCAATATCTTCTTGGCCACGACCAAACCAATTAAAGATGAGCCCCGAACTCATATCGCTCTGTTCAAACTTAATGCGCAGGCCTATTCATTTCGAAAGAATATTATCTCTTAAAATTTGTGCTTCAGAGAAGAATCTCGTACTAAATCTCGCTGCCTTAGATGATATTGGCTTACTTAAACAGCATATAGACAATGATGCTAAAAACATTAATCAAGCAGATTCAAGAAAGACATCTCCAACAAATACATCATCAACCAGCAGAAAATCCTCAGATAGATTTAGTCGCGTTTTAAGACGCTTCATTGCCACCACAAAGCATTAG